Genomic DNA from Candidatus Koribacter versatilis Ellin345:
TCGACCAAATTGACAATGCGAACACCAGTGCACGTATTTCAGCCAACTTGGGTTGACAGCGCGCGATTGGTAGAGGAAGTTAGTAAGACGGAATGATGAAAGTGGGCAAACCAGCTCTGGCCGCAGTCGTCGCACTCGTGTTGTTCGCCACCGGTTGCGAAGGCCCGTTCAAGAAGAAGAAGCCGGCCCCCCAGCCGTCCATTCCGCCGACGATCCAAAAGCCGAAGGTCGACATCCCGCAACCGCAGCCCACGCCGCCGCCGCAACCCAAGGCGGATGCGACCATCCAACCGACACCGCAGCCGAAACCGACGCCGAAGCGGAGACCTACGAAGAAGGTCGTTCCACCACCCTCGCCAACGGAAACAACGCCAGAACCCAAGCCGACGCCGGACGCAAGCATCAACGCTCCGATGACGAATCAACAAGCGGATCGCCAGCGGCAGCAGACATCGAGCCTGATAGGGGCCGCGGAAAACAATCTCTCCAACATCCACCGCTCCCTGAATGTGGATGAGCAAAACATGGTTGCGCAGATCCGCAACTACATTTCGCAGTCGCGCAAAGCGATGACGGACGGCGACCTCGAACGCGCCTACAACCTCGCGAACAAGGCCAATCTGCTTTCCAGTGAGTTGATGAAAGACTAGACCGCTACTTCCGGCCTTCCCTCTTTTGTGCGACCACCAGCCCACGGGGCGTGGGCAACAGTACAACCGAAATCAATCCTTCGCGCTCGAGTTTCAGCGCCGCGTCGCGCACCTGCTTCAAGTGCGAACTGGCATCGTGCATCAGGATCAGCCCGAACGGATTGACCTGCGGAAGATAGCGCCGGACTTCCTGTTCACGGATCGGCATATCGCTGTCGCTGAACAACAGGTCGATGCGCCCCTCGACGTTCATCTCGAGGCTCGATTCATTGCGGAGGTCGATCCAATCCTTCACCGCGCTGTGCTCGACTTTTTCTTTCGCCTTTGCAAAGACCGCAGGGTCGAACTCGCAGCTGATGATCTTGCCGAATCCGTTCTCTTTGAGTCCTTGTGCCAACCACAGGGTGCTAACGCCCATGAAGCTGCCGGTCTCGACGATTAACTCGGGCTTCGTGGTAGTAACGATGTTCTTGAGAAACTCGAGCACCTCGAACTCGGCGGTCATGGAGTCGTACATACTCCAGCGCTCGGGATGCGGGCACTCGGGGGTGGCGCGGTGATATTCGGGCTGCAGCTTCTCGCCGCGCTCCATCACTTCGCGCATGATGCGATGTTCTTGTTTCTCTTTTTTGCGGAATAAACGCATTTTTCTCCGGAAACAGCAGTATACAAGCCCGCCCGCGGTGGTGAAGAACCAGCTACTCACTTAAACTGGAAGCACACGCTTCATGAGGGACATTCTTAAACATCGCGGCCTGAGGTTCGTATTTTTGGCGAACCTGGTTTCCATGATGGGCAGCGGCATGAACGGCGCCGCGCTCAACTGGTCCATCCTCCAGACAACTCACTCCGAGATGTCTCTGAGTCTGCTCGTCGTGTTGCAGACCATCCCCGCCATGCTGCTGATGCCGTTCTCCGGCGTCATTATTGACCGCGAGGACCGCCGCCACCTTGTGATGTGGCTCGACGCCGCGCGCGGCCTCCTGGTGCTCGCCGTTGCCCTACTGGTGCTGTTCCATCGCTCCCACATGTGGGAGCTGTACTTCATGAACATCATCATCTCGATCGGCTTCTGGCTGTTCTGGCCGACGATCAATGCGCTCATCCAGGAGCTTTCGCACGAAGACCAACTCGCTAGCTCCAATTCCCTGCTGATGGCTGGCGTCCAGGGCGGATGGCTGATGGCAGGAGCGTTCGTCGGCTTTGTCTACAACCACATTGGGCTCGGCGGCGTGCTGTTGATTGACTTCGCGACCTACGTTGTCTCGTTCCTTTGCTATTTCGGCGTGCGTCAGGGACGACATGTCGTAATGCCTGCGCAAGACAACTTCAATATGCCCGAGCACGTGGCGGGAGACGCACTGAAGCGCTATTTCCACGAGATGCGCGAGAGCTTTACGTTCATTCGCCAGCGTCGCGCCGTGGTGCTAATGGGCTCGGCGTGGTCGCTTTTCCTTGCCGCCATGCTGACGCAGGCGGTGACCACATCGCCGATCAGCGACCGCATCCTCCACAAGGGCGCGGTGGGCTATGGATGGCTGAACTTTGGCTGGGCAATGGGCGCGTTTGTCAGCGTCGCCTATGCGGCGCGCACGACCTCGCGAATGGGTGCTCGCCACGCAGTGACGCTCTGCATGACCGTGCTGGCCGTCTGCTCGTTCCTCATGGGGACGTCGAAGATCCTGCCGCTGTCGATTTTCCTGTTCTTCCTGATGGGCTCGGGGCGCGGATGGGGCGGCATCGCGATTACGACCGACATGATGCAGCGCGTGCCGAAACAGCTCATGGGGCGGGTGCAGAACACCTTCTACTTCCTCGGCACCGGCTTGCAGATCTTCACCGCACTGCTTGTCGGGTACGTTGCTCATCACATCGGCTTGGCGCGTGGCCTCGCCATTATTGGAGCGCTCTACGCGGTAGGTGCCGTCGCGGCCATCTGGCCAACCGGCGAACGGGTCACCGAACTCACCGAAATTCCAGAAATCAGCTCGTAATCCTGTGGTCTGGTATTCTCTACAATTGCGTCCCGAGCGACGCTTTTCACCGTGGGGGCATTGGATTTGGGAAACTCACTGGAAGGTCAGACGGCCGTAGTTTTCGGCGTAGCCAATAAGCGCAGCATCGCGTGGGCCATAGCCCAGAAGCTGCAATCCGAGGGCGCGCGACTCGCCATTACGTATCAAAACGATCGCCTGCGCCAGGAAGCCGAAGACATGATCCACGCCCTCCCCAACGCCGAGGGCTTCCAGTGCGACGTCTCCAGCGACGCCGAAATCGAACAGCTCTTCGCCACGCTTAAAGACAAATACGGGAAGATCGACCACGTCGTCCACAGCGTTGCCTACGCGCCCGCCGAAGATCTCAAGGGCCGCTTCAAAGACACCAGCCGCGAAGGCTTCCGCATCGCCCACGACGTGAGCTGCTACTCGCTGATCGCTATCTCCCGTGCCGCGCAGCCGCTTATGACCGAAGGCGGCAGCATCGTGACACTGACCTACTACGGTTCGACTCGCGTGGTGCCGTACTACAACATCATGGGCGTGGCAAAGGCCGCGCTCGAGTGCACGGTGCGCTATCTCGCCTACGATCTTGGGGGGAACAATATCCGCGTGAACGCCATCTCCGCCGGGCCGATCAAAACGCTCGCGGCGCGAGGCATAGGCAGCTTTGGAGAAATTCTGAAAGAAGTGAACGAGAAGGCGCCATTAAAGCGCAATATCGATCAGAACGAGGTCGCCGACACCGCTGCTTTCCTCTGCACCCGCGGGGCGCGCGGGATTACCGGCGAAACGATCTACGTGGACGCAGGGATTAATATTATGGCGTTCTAGGCTGCGATGAAACGCGTCTGGCTATGGGCAGGGTTGGTTGCGATTGCTCTTGGCGGATGCGCAGGCCTGTTCATCTACCGCGACATTCGCACGGACTCCGGCGAATATCAGACTCCAGGGAAACTCGAACGACGAATCAGCGCGAACATCGACGCCTGCGATGCGAAGGCCGAATGCCTCATTCAA
This window encodes:
- a CDS encoding O-methyltransferase translates to MRLFRKKEKQEHRIMREVMERGEKLQPEYHRATPECPHPERWSMYDSMTAEFEVLEFLKNIVTTTKPELIVETGSFMGVSTLWLAQGLKENGFGKIISCEFDPAVFAKAKEKVEHSAVKDWIDLRNESSLEMNVEGRIDLLFSDSDMPIREQEVRRYLPQVNPFGLILMHDASSHLKQVRDAALKLEREGLISVVLLPTPRGLVVAQKREGRK
- a CDS encoding MFS transporter produces the protein MRDILKHRGLRFVFLANLVSMMGSGMNGAALNWSILQTTHSEMSLSLLVVLQTIPAMLLMPFSGVIIDREDRRHLVMWLDAARGLLVLAVALLVLFHRSHMWELYFMNIIISIGFWLFWPTINALIQELSHEDQLASSNSLLMAGVQGGWLMAGAFVGFVYNHIGLGGVLLIDFATYVVSFLCYFGVRQGRHVVMPAQDNFNMPEHVAGDALKRYFHEMRESFTFIRQRRAVVLMGSAWSLFLAAMLTQAVTTSPISDRILHKGAVGYGWLNFGWAMGAFVSVAYAARTTSRMGARHAVTLCMTVLAVCSFLMGTSKILPLSIFLFFLMGSGRGWGGIAITTDMMQRVPKQLMGRVQNTFYFLGTGLQIFTALLVGYVAHHIGLARGLAIIGALYAVGAVAAIWPTGERVTELTEIPEISS
- a CDS encoding enoyl-ACP reductase FabI is translated as MGNSLEGQTAVVFGVANKRSIAWAIAQKLQSEGARLAITYQNDRLRQEAEDMIHALPNAEGFQCDVSSDAEIEQLFATLKDKYGKIDHVVHSVAYAPAEDLKGRFKDTSREGFRIAHDVSCYSLIAISRAAQPLMTEGGSIVTLTYYGSTRVVPYYNIMGVAKAALECTVRYLAYDLGGNNIRVNAISAGPIKTLAARGIGSFGEILKEVNEKAPLKRNIDQNEVADTAAFLCTRGARGITGETIYVDAGINIMAF